The Sulfurimonas hydrogeniphila genome includes a window with the following:
- a CDS encoding DUF6166 domain-containing protein, whose translation MALIMNNHVFKGHKTLLGNKFVTYKELNLPCRTDIYQYAKNGFDWGNTSKGALQLAFAILYQLSNKETAQMYAKEFCEDVVKQLNSRDWVLEASNVLAWMDTNCTTVTEIQQKKPKQKRLKPANRKIKKDKSNVVKDICKELQITQKQLAEVLEVPEGTVSSWAVKNEIPRLGKKAIEFYIQNTKNQKIVDSYRSFIELLQAS comes from the coding sequence ATGGCATTAATAATGAACAACCATGTCTTCAAAGGGCATAAGACTTTACTGGGCAATAAATTTGTAACATATAAAGAACTGAACCTCCCGTGTCGTACCGATATATACCAATACGCCAAGAACGGTTTTGACTGGGGAAACACCTCAAAAGGTGCCTTGCAGCTTGCTTTTGCAATACTCTACCAACTCAGCAATAAAGAAACAGCACAGATGTATGCAAAAGAGTTTTGTGAAGATGTTGTCAAACAGCTTAATTCCCGCGACTGGGTTTTAGAAGCTTCAAATGTTCTTGCCTGGATGGATACGAATTGTACTACAGTTACTGAGATACAGCAAAAAAAACCAAAACAAAAAAGATTAAAACCTGCAAACAGAAAAATCAAAAAAGACAAATCAAATGTTGTCAAAGATATTTGCAAAGAGCTTCAAATCACACAAAAACAACTCGCCGAAGTCCTTGAAGTACCCGAAGGCACCGTCAGCAGCTGGGCTGTTAAAAATGAAATTCCCAGACTCGGCAAAAAAGCCATAGAATTTTATATACAAAATACAAAAAACCAAAAAATCGTTGACAGCTACAGAAGTTTTATAGAACTTCTGCAAGCATCATAA
- a CDS encoding ankyrin repeat domain-containing protein → MNTWLELLKNDDYLGIKKHIKNGGKLSQKNEAGESVLACALRAQCSDETIMLLINNGADIFDCDDEGVSIFDMAITYDKIEIVKHLIEQGKKVNETTRKSGFTALMGAACYGRVEIAKLLLKHGADKNVRDLKGFSAVDFARKMNKKSILELFDYDETAPKNTGYAR, encoded by the coding sequence TTGAACACTTGGCTTGAACTACTAAAAAACGATGATTATCTTGGTATAAAAAAACATATAAAAAATGGCGGGAAACTTTCCCAAAAGAATGAGGCGGGAGAGTCTGTACTTGCCTGTGCATTACGTGCACAGTGCTCAGATGAGACAATAATGCTGCTCATAAACAACGGGGCAGACATTTTTGACTGCGATGATGAAGGTGTCAGTATTTTTGATATGGCAATTACCTATGATAAAATTGAAATAGTCAAACATCTGATAGAGCAGGGTAAAAAAGTAAATGAAACGACAAGGAAAAGCGGTTTTACCGCATTGATGGGTGCAGCATGTTACGGAAGAGTTGAAATTGCCAAACTTCTTTTAAAACATGGTGCTGACAAAAATGTACGGGACTTAAAAGGTTTCAGTGCCGTAGATTTTGCCAGAAAAATGAATAAAAAGAGCATACTCGAACTTTTTGACTATGATGAAACTGCGCCTAAAAATACCGGATATGCAAGGTAG
- a CDS encoding tetrahydrodipicolinate N-succinyltransferase N-terminal domain-containing protein — protein MDVIQTADAFKALVNNIKTNTTGYKDPLAFGIARVDLGQLNVDKSLQATYPVINWDENFGSAAIFIQALANQGITVDFTQNEVVCDINLQFLKDCLNAFTPYSDEAHGDAHKNIQVVSALYSQIVNNGSLEGEFKVCFIFEDAPCESVEATYLKLYAISLAKVGLREINLNGAFGALPNVAWSNGQPIELDYLREFEIELKLANEYPHIDFVDKFPRFLQHIIPADNTRILDTSKVRFGAQLAAGTTVMPGASYINFNAGTTGVSMVEGRISSSAIVGDGSDVGGGASILGVLSGTDGNPISIGKNCLLGANSVCGIPLGDGCIIDAGLAILEGTKVGIYPTELEKIREVNKGIAIEGEIFKAKQLSFFNGLHFRQNSLTGEITASRSTREIKLNADLH, from the coding sequence ATGGACGTTATTCAAACAGCAGATGCATTTAAAGCATTGGTAAACAATATTAAAACAAACACAACCGGATACAAAGATCCTTTGGCTTTTGGTATAGCACGAGTAGACTTGGGACAGTTAAATGTCGACAAGTCTCTTCAGGCGACCTACCCGGTAATCAACTGGGATGAAAATTTTGGCAGTGCCGCGATTTTCATCCAGGCGCTTGCAAATCAGGGAATTACAGTAGATTTTACACAAAATGAAGTCGTATGTGACATAAATTTACAGTTTTTAAAAGATTGTCTCAATGCTTTTACCCCTTATTCTGACGAAGCACACGGTGATGCACACAAAAACATTCAAGTAGTTTCAGCACTCTATTCTCAAATAGTAAACAACGGAAGTCTTGAAGGCGAATTCAAAGTATGCTTTATATTTGAAGATGCGCCTTGCGAAAGTGTAGAAGCAACCTATCTAAAACTGTATGCAATTTCTCTTGCAAAAGTAGGACTTCGCGAAATCAATCTTAACGGTGCCTTCGGTGCATTGCCGAATGTTGCATGGTCTAACGGACAACCGATAGAACTTGATTATTTACGAGAGTTTGAAATTGAACTCAAACTTGCAAATGAGTATCCGCATATTGATTTTGTAGACAAATTTCCAAGATTTTTACAGCACATTATTCCTGCAGACAATACACGTATACTTGACACTTCCAAAGTACGTTTCGGTGCACAGCTTGCAGCCGGGACAACTGTAATGCCGGGGGCTTCATACATCAACTTTAATGCAGGAACAACCGGTGTAAGCATGGTGGAAGGTCGTATTTCTTCTTCTGCGATTGTTGGTGACGGTTCTGATGTCGGAGGCGGTGCTTCAATTCTTGGTGTACTAAGCGGTACTGACGGAAACCCAATCAGTATCGGCAAAAACTGTCTTTTGGGAGCCAACTCTGTTTGTGGTATTCCTTTGGGGGATGGCTGTATTATAGATGCCGGTTTGGCAATTCTTGAAGGAACAAAAGTAGGTATTTACCCAACTGAACTTGAAAAAATCAGAGAAGTAAACAAAGGCATAGCTATTGAAGGGGAAATTTTCAAAGCAAAACAACTCTCTTTTTTCAATGGACTTCACTTCCGACAAAACTCTCTAACCGGAGAAATCACTGCATCACGATCTACTCGAGAAATTAAACTCAACGCTGACCTGCACTAG